In the Arachis hypogaea cultivar Tifrunner chromosome 20, arahy.Tifrunner.gnm2.J5K5, whole genome shotgun sequence genome, TAAAACGAAGGCCTCAAAAGTCATGCAAACTCTCTCGAGATGTCTTGAAAAACGTGGGGTAAGATTATAGTTCATAAACAACCATAATGGCAAGACTTTGTCAACTTCATTCAAAGGCCTTGCCTTTTGCCTGTGTGTGTACAGACAAAGAGGTATACATAAACAGACACATAAGTAGTTTTCATCTGATGTTTTATTACAATGTTAAAGATGTGCTGTTGTTACTTTTGATGTAATTCCTTATCTTTCCCAGTTAGATGTGAAAATTATATATAGCAATGGTATTGCTTTGGATATATTACCCCAAGCTGCTGGCAAAGGACAGGCTCTTGAATTTTTACTGGGAAAGTTAAAAGCTGATGGATCAAGACCACTCAACACTCTTGTTTGTGGTGATTCTGGAAATGATGCTGAACTCTTCACTGTGCCTGGAGTATATGGTGTCATGGTTTGCTGAAATTATAATTACTAAACTCACCATATTTATGTCTACTTTGTTTCCTTATTCTGATGTTACTGTTAAAACCAATACCCTTAATTTTCAGGTAAGTAATGCACAGGAAGAGTTGCTTCAGTGGTATGCTGAAAATGCAGCAGGCAGTCCTAAAATCATTCATGCAACTGAGAGATGTGCAGATGGTATTATCCAAGCAATTAGTAAATTCTCTTTAGGTCCAAATGTGTCTCCAAGAGATATTAGGGACTCTATGTACAACAGGAAATCTCTTAGGCCTTGCCATGAGGTAGTGATGTTCTACTTGTTTTATGAGAGATGGAGGCGTGCAGAGGTTGAAAATTCTGAGGAGTATGTGCaatatttaaaatcaatcatTGTAAGTTCTCCAGTAAAACTCTGAATTAGTTTTAAATTCATTCTGAAACCAGTCAGAGCTAGTCCCTTGAATGGATGAATGTGAAATGATAGAACTGTTTGCCACAAGCACTGTAAGGCTTGGATGAATCTTCATTACATGGATCAGTGATATTGAGTAATTAAAACTGCTAGGGTATTAAAACCACTAGGAAAGGCTTAGTGTACACGAGGTCATATGATTCTTTGGTGGTTGGCTATTCCATTTGGTTTCATCTCCTGTAATATGAAGACCCATTGCATGAGAAAAACAAGTACTATCCTTACTATCCCACGAACAATAGTTGTGGTTTCTTGTATGTTGGAGGTGATGACAAGCTTGAGTAGCACTCCTCGGAATGCCACCATTCAAACATGTCCACCCCTTCAGGTGCTTGTCACGCTGGTGACTAAGTGTGCGCGAGCGGTTCCTTCCCCTGTCAACAAGTGAGAATAGAAAACTGACTTGTTATTGATATTGGTAGTGGAAGATATATACGGAGGAGATATAGTCAATAGTTATAATTAAATCAGAGTGACCTTTCCTATTAGTGCTAATATTCTATACAACTAGTTACAATGATCATATTCTCTGGGTGGCCAACTCTATTTCCAACATCATCCATCCGCTTCTCCAAGTTGTCCATTCCTACTTCCAAAGCAGCTTCAGTATAGTAGGTTCCCACAGGGCCAAGAAAAGTGATGTGATACTAGTTGATAATAATTGGTAGTTAGATAATAGTAAGGGAAAGaaattgttttaacttttaagataAATACAGCGGAGGTGATCACACTTTTTTGCTTAGTTTCTTGTTGGTTAGTTGATTCCCTATTTGGTTGCTCCTTTGCTTCAGTTTATGTTTGCCTTTTTACACTATTTCCTATTACAAACCCGGGTGCAGCCATTAAAACTCtcctgattttttatttttaaaaaaatttgaatgagAGGTGTTTACAATTTGAAGCTAGAGGAGTTTTCAGTTTTGATAATTGAAGGGTTGCCAATATTTTTCTCTCCCTTAAATTTGGGTTTTTGCAGCATTCCACTGGAAATTTTGTCCATCCCTCTGGAGTTGACCAACCTATACACCAGCTAACAGATACTATAGTAAATTTGTTTGGTGACAAGCAGGGAGTAGAATTCCGGGTTTGGGTTGATCGTATATCTACTTCAATGGTTAGTTCAGGCTCATGGCTAGTCAAATTTGACAAGTGGGAGTTATCAGGTGATATTTATATCATATATTAGTTTATTAGTCTTAAATTCTGTTACCGATGATCTTTATATTATTCTAGCTTGCATCTTCTTTGGTATTCTTAAGTTAGATATAGTAAGATACCAGAAAGACTATTTGACAGTTAAAAGATAAATGGCACCTGTTTCCCAACTAAAACAAATCAGAATCAATGAGAGTCAAAGCATGATGTATTCTTTCGTAATTCATAAAAACTGTAGAAGTAATTGTGTTTCTTTCGATTGTATCTTAAGTTTCTGGAAAGTTCTTATTCCTATACTGCTGGTTAATATAACTATATTTCCTATATATCATTAGatactaattatcaatcaatcaGCATTTGAAGGTGGCACAACAAAATTTTATCAGTATTTATGACCATAACTAAGTGATACATGAGTGATATCCTTATTTTTTGGGTGAAACCATAAGTATCTTCATATTAGAGGCAATCCTATTTGAGCATTTGAGATTCCATAGCTGGCATGGCTCACCCAGAACCGATTTTCCATGCCATCAAAtcaaacctgaaatcactagttAAGTGAAAGGAGTGTATGCCACTCCACTCCAACCAACCATGTGTTGGTAAAGACATCCTTATTTAGCCACAAGGTTATGACCAACTTATAGGAGAGTGTGCACAGCTTATTGCCTTATTCTACAGAAACTTGTGACATTTTCTGatattaaatatttatgattTGCATGAATCCTGATTTTCATTTGCTTATAACTTGCCTCATTTTCGTTGCAAggcaattttcaattctttttgtttgtcattatattttcttttttaaactttTCATTAATCATATTCATATTGTACTTTAGGGAACTTGCGCTGCTTGATTAGTACAAAAATGATTCTCGTTTGTTCATTTTCTCTTTGTTGCATACATAATCATCATTGTTTGAACTGTTGAGAGTTTATTTTGTCCTCTGTTGTCCAAAAGCAGGGAACGAGTTGAGGTGTTGTTCAACAAAGGTTTTGGTGAATTCGAAGGTATCAATGTCAACGTTTGTTCTTAATTTCCTTTTTTGGAATTACCTCATTAGTATTCTACAATTTCATTTTTACCTACCTATATTTCGGCAGATTGATGCAGAGGATCAGTTTACCTGGATGCACATACATCAGACTTGGGTGGATGGCTTTGGAGAAAAGGATGATATGTCTTGGGTTATCTAGATTACTAAAGATTTACTAATTAACTCTGCTAATCATAAATACAAATATAGCAGAGATAGAAACTTTGGTTAGGAAGATAGAAGCAGAAATAATTACTTATGCTGAAAACAGAAAATTCTTGTAGTAGTTTTTTATACTTCACAAATCCGTCTTTATCCATCTGTCTTGATATCTTTgactttatatttcttttttaagAACATAATCCAAACACAACCTTTACATATGCTGTTCCCTACCTGAGTTGGATAGATTTTTCCTTTCATTTTGGTTCTGTTTAAGCATGTTTTGCTAGAAATGCCCATAACCTTCTTCACAAATAGCAGCAAGATGAATAGATGATGCAGCCTAGAAGACATTTGTTCGTCACCTGATGATCTCGGGTGCTCGACGAGTCGGATGAGGGTAAATGGTTGAGAGAGGGAGACCCTGAAGTAGCTTGGAACGGGTTCCTGGACCGGAGCTGGAGGCTGGTGAAACCGGTGGATGCACGGACGGGAGAGGGGGGATGGCCACCTGCAAGAACACTCCGACGATCAAGCCAGTGTCCGTACGAAAGGGTAGCCAAATTAGGTAAGGTGATGTCTACCTTGGGGGGAGAGCTGACttctccccttatatactgtgcTGGGCGGGCCCATAAATGACCTAGCCCACTGGCCAGGGCGCGTGAGCTGTCCCTGTCCACGTGGGGAGGAGCAGGTGAGTTCGGGTCGGGGCTTCGGGTGTTGCCCCGAGGATGCCGCTCCGATCGGTTCGTTAGGCGTGGTTGCATGCGTTTTGGGCCGGGCGCGGGGGCCGACACGCTGGGTTCCCTACCATGGAGGGCGGATCGGGCTTCGGGTCGGGGCGGTGTTCCCGACCCGCCGTGTTTGTCTTGTGCTGGATCGTACGagtccgtaacagtgcccccaaacGCGCCAGTTTCGGGGTGTGAAGCCCGTGACTGGGCGCGTTTGACTTACTCGCCGAATCGGGACGTGTTCCTCTCTTCGGGAGCTCGTTGGTGCCGTTTGTGTTTTCCACGCGTGGTCATCTCGCTTTTCCCTTGCGCTGCCTCCTTGGCTTCTAtgctgggcattaaatgcccatcattttgattttgaaattcgCGCAAAATGACGAATGTACTCTTGCCCTTTGGCGCTTCTCCTTGACGGTTACCTTCTTTGTCTCCTTTTTTATTTTCCCAACTTCCTCATTTctccacttttcttttcttcttcttctattttttcgaACGGCCGCTGCTTCCATCTTCATCTCCGCTCTTGCTGCTGCTTTGCTCTTTTGGATTTCTCCTTCATCTTTCCCAGATTTTGCACTCCCCAGGTACGTTGTTATagcttttcttctctcttctttttccctGGTTTCCCTTGGTGCCTTTGTGCATTTTTTGTGCATGCCTGTGTTTCTTTCTGCCTTTCGCTGCTTCTTCCTTTAGAGGGGGCGCCACTGGGTTTTTCTGAGTTTGGCTTAAGTTCTAGGTTAGCATATGGGTATCTTAGGAGGTGGTTTTGGTTGCAATCTTGTTTTACTGCTTTACGGGTTCCCGACCTTCCGTTCTGACTAAGTGGTGCCCCCGCTGCAGGTATGGCCGAACGCCTCATTCTCCCTAACCACGCTCAGCGGCCGCTAGCCGATTTCATCGATCATTACGCCTGGGTTTCCTCCGACGTGAAGGACACCCCTTCTAAGGTCACAAAAGAGAGCCTCCAGGATTTGCGCCAGGCTGGGCTTCTATGTGGGGGTGGTCCCGAGGAAGCGTTCTACCAAGTTTACGTTCCTGCTGATCGGGAGCGTGTTTACCAGAAGAACATGGCAGCTCCGCGAGTCGTTGATTGGTTGTGGGTTTATGAACCCATGTTCACGACCTTGGGGGTTCGCTTGCCCTTTTCCCCCTTTGTCATGGGCTTGTTGAATCG is a window encoding:
- the LOC112784279 gene encoding sucrose-phosphatase 2 isoform X2, with the translated sequence MDQLNGSANLMIVSDLDFTMVDHDDPENLALLRFNALWEAYYRHNSLLVFSTGRSPTIYCELRKQKPLLTPDITIMSVGTEITYGESMVPDDRWEHYLNHKWNRDIVLEETARLPELVLQSETEQRPHKVSFYLDKTKASKVMQTLSRCLEKRGLDVKIIYSNGIALDILPQAAGKGQALEFLLGKLKADGSRPLNTLVCGDSGNDAELFTVPGVYGVMVSNAQEELLQWYAENAAGSPKIIHATERCADGIIQAISKFSLGPNVSPRDIRDSMYNRKSLRPCHEVVMFYLFYERWRRAEVENSEEYVQYLKSIIGVEFRVWVDRISTSMVSSGSWLVKFDKWELSGNELRCCSTKVLVNSKIDAEDQFTWMHIHQTWVDGFGEKDDMSWVI
- the LOC112784279 gene encoding sucrose-phosphatase 1 isoform X1, yielding MDQLNGSANLMIVSDLDFTMVDHDDPENLALLRFNALWEAYYRHNSLLVFSTGRSPTIYCELRKQKPLLTPDITIMSVGTEITYGESMVPDDRWEHYLNHKWNRDIVLEETARLPELVLQSETEQRPHKVSFYLDKTKASKVMQTLSRCLEKRGLDVKIIYSNGIALDILPQAAGKGQALEFLLGKLKADGSRPLNTLVCGDSGNDAELFTVPGVYGVMVSNAQEELLQWYAENAAGSPKIIHATERCADGIIQAISKFSLGPNVSPRDIRDSMYNRKSLRPCHEVVMFYLFYERWRRAEVENSEEYVQYLKSIIHSTGNFVHPSGVDQPIHQLTDTIVNLFGDKQGVEFRVWVDRISTSMVSSGSWLVKFDKWELSGNELRCCSTKVLVNSKIDAEDQFTWMHIHQTWVDGFGEKDDMSWVI